Proteins co-encoded in one Methanobrevibacter gottschalkii DSM 11977 genomic window:
- the pcn gene encoding proliferating cell nuclear antigen (pcna), producing the protein MFKAELSDSSILKTSFDAISSIVDEVQIQTDSEGMRLDALDRSHITFVHLELKSSLFDEYVCDVPEKINIDTDEFMRILKRAKSQDRVLMSLDEGNFIITFEGDATRTFKIRLIDMEYDNPVPPQIDHPTKFKVRFSILKDCINDIDIFSDKIALQVDEDYFMASADGEFGDASIKYLHGENIQEHAKSLFSLDKIREMLKADKFSEEAEISLGNDMPLSLTLNMVTGDGKLSFLLAPRLETDD; encoded by the coding sequence ATGTTTAAAGCAGAATTAAGTGATTCTAGTATACTAAAAACCAGTTTTGATGCTATTTCATCTATTGTTGATGAAGTACAAATTCAAACTGATAGTGAAGGCATGAGATTAGATGCCTTAGATCGTAGTCACATAACTTTCGTACATTTGGAGCTTAAATCAAGTTTATTTGATGAATATGTTTGTGATGTTCCTGAAAAAATTAATATTGATACTGATGAATTCATGAGAATTCTTAAAAGAGCTAAATCACAAGACAGAGTATTGATGTCTTTAGATGAAGGTAATTTCATTATCACTTTTGAAGGCGATGCTACAAGAACTTTCAAAATTAGATTAATTGATATGGAATATGATAATCCTGTTCCGCCTCAAATTGATCACCCAACAAAATTTAAAGTACGCTTTTCAATTTTAAAGGATTGTATTAATGATATTGATATTTTTTCAGATAAAATAGCTTTACAAGTTGATGAAGATTACTTTATGGCATCTGCTGATGGTGAATTTGGTGATGCAAGTATTAAATATCTTCACGGCGAAAATATTCAAGAACATGCAAAATCTTTATTCTCATTAGATAAGATTAGAGAAATGCTCAAAGCAGATAAATTTTCAGAGGAAGCTGAAATTAGTTTAGGCAATGACATGCCATTAAGTTTAACTCTTAATATGGTTACTGGTGATGGTAAACTTAGTTTCTTGCTTGCTCCTAGATTAGAAACAGATGATTAA
- the trpA gene encoding tryptophan synthase subunit alpha — translation MSKIADAFKNGTAFIGFLTAGDPTIDKTVEYILAMEEAGCDLIEIGIPFSDPMAEGVVIQDANVRALKHNTTADDVFGIVKRVREKTDIPLVFLTYINPVFFYGYEEFFKKCGELGVDGIISPDLPYEEKGEIKDIALENGVDVISLIAPTSSERIKMIAGDATGFIYVVSSLGVTGMRSEIKTDLNSILKDIREVTDLPLAVGFGINTPKQAEDISKIADGVIVGSAIVKIIEEHGENATKYLKEYVSCMKKACNK, via the coding sequence ATGAGTAAAATAGCTGATGCATTTAAAAATGGAACTGCATTCATTGGTTTTTTAACTGCAGGGGACCCGACAATTGATAAAACTGTTGAATATATTCTGGCAATGGAAGAAGCAGGTTGTGATTTGATAGAAATTGGAATTCCATTTTCTGATCCAATGGCTGAAGGTGTTGTAATTCAAGATGCAAATGTACGTGCCTTAAAGCATAATACAACAGCAGATGATGTATTTGGTATTGTAAAGAGAGTCCGTGAGAAAACTGACATTCCTTTAGTATTTTTAACTTATATTAATCCTGTTTTCTTTTATGGGTATGAAGAGTTTTTTAAGAAATGTGGAGAATTAGGAGTCGATGGCATCATATCTCCAGACTTGCCTTATGAGGAAAAAGGTGAGATTAAAGATATTGCTCTTGAAAATGGTGTAGATGTTATTTCATTAATTGCTCCCACTTCAAGTGAAAGAATTAAGATGATTGCGGGTGATGCTACTGGATTTATTTATGTGGTGTCTTCATTAGGGGTTACTGGAATGCGTAGTGAAATCAAAACAGACTTAAATTCTATATTGAAAGATATTCGTGAAGTAACTGATTTACCATTAGCAGTTGGTTTTGGTATTAACACGCCTAAACAAGCTGAAGATATTTCTAAAATTGCTGATGGTGTTATAGTGGGAAGTGCGATTGTAAAAATAATTGAAGAACATGGAGAAAATGCTACAAAATATTTAAAAGAATATGTTTCTTGCATGAAAAAGGCCTGCAATAAATAA
- the trpB gene encoding tryptophan synthase subunit beta, which produces MSKGRYGEYGGQYISETLMNELIYLEEQYNHYMSDPGFVEELDMLLKEYAGRPSLLYYAERMTKDLGGAKIYLKREDLNHTGAHKINNVLGQVLLAKKMGKTRVIAETGAGQHGVATATAAALLDMECEVFMGELDTKRQALNVYRMELLGAKVHSVKSGTKTLKDAVNDAFRDWIARVHDTNYVIGSTMGPHPFPMIVRDFQAVISAEAREQFLEKEGRLPAAVVACVGGGSNAMGAFYNFIDDDEVKLIGCEAGGKGIDTPYNAAALTKGKIGIFHGMKSIFNQSNYGQIAPVHSVSAGLDYPGVGPEHAYLRDIGRAEYVPVTDEEAVTAFEYLSKMEGIIPAIESAHAVAHVMKIAPLMDKEDIIMICLSGRGDKDVRSIAEYRGVELNE; this is translated from the coding sequence TTGAGTAAAGGAAGATATGGAGAATATGGTGGGCAGTACATATCTGAAACATTAATGAATGAATTGATTTATTTGGAGGAACAATACAACCATTACATGAGTGATCCTGGTTTTGTAGAAGAGCTTGACATGTTATTAAAAGAGTATGCAGGACGTCCTTCTTTATTATATTATGCTGAAAGAATGACAAAAGATCTTGGTGGGGCTAAAATTTATTTAAAACGTGAAGATTTAAACCACACAGGAGCTCATAAAATTAATAATGTTTTAGGTCAGGTTCTGCTTGCTAAAAAAATGGGAAAAACAAGAGTTATTGCTGAAACTGGTGCTGGTCAACATGGTGTGGCTACTGCAACTGCTGCTGCACTTTTGGATATGGAATGTGAAGTATTTATGGGTGAACTGGATACTAAACGACAAGCTTTAAATGTTTATAGGATGGAACTTTTAGGGGCAAAAGTTCATTCAGTAAAATCCGGAACTAAAACTTTAAAAGATGCAGTAAATGATGCATTTAGAGATTGGATTGCTCGTGTTCATGATACCAATTATGTAATTGGTTCAACAATGGGTCCCCATCCATTTCCAATGATAGTTCGTGATTTTCAAGCAGTAATTAGTGCTGAAGCACGTGAACAATTTTTAGAAAAAGAAGGAAGGCTCCCTGCTGCTGTTGTTGCATGTGTTGGTGGTGGAAGTAATGCTATGGGTGCTTTTTATAATTTTATTGATGACGATGAAGTTAAGCTAATAGGATGTGAAGCTGGTGGAAAAGGTATTGATACACCTTACAATGCAGCAGCATTAACCAAAGGTAAAATTGGGATTTTCCATGGGATGAAATCAATATTTAATCAAAGTAATTATGGTCAGATTGCGCCAGTACATTCGGTTTCTGCAGGGCTTGATTATCCGGGTGTTGGTCCGGAGCATGCTTATTTAAGGGATATTGGTAGGGCAGAATATGTTCCTGTAACTGATGAAGAAGCAGTTACCGCATTTGAATATTTATCAAAAATGGAAGGTATTATTCCTGCTATTGAAAGTGCACATGCCGTTGCCCATGTCATGAAAATAGCACCATTAATGGACAAAGAAGATATTATAATGATTTGTCTTTCAGGAAGAGGGGACAAGGATGTCAGATCAATTGCGGAATATAGGGGAGTTGAATTAAATGAGTAA
- a CDS encoding phosphoribosylanthranilate isomerase → MVKIKICGIKRLEDIEIVNKYNPDYIGFVFADSKRKISHDLAKRLKDNLNSNILSVGVFVNSSKDEILGLFNEGIIEIAQLHGNESEEYIIDIKERTNYELKIINAIEMSQDIDLLKYDKSLADYLLLDSGKGSGKTFDWQLIRNDLKKNFFLAGGLNIQNVREAIHECNPYAIDLSSGLETDGFKDEMKIKEIMEVIN, encoded by the coding sequence ATGGTTAAAATCAAAATTTGTGGAATTAAAAGATTAGAAGATATTGAAATTGTAAATAAGTATAATCCCGATTATATTGGATTTGTTTTTGCAGATTCAAAAAGAAAGATTTCGCATGATTTGGCTAAAAGATTAAAAGATAATTTGAATTCAAATATCCTTTCTGTTGGTGTTTTTGTCAATTCATCAAAAGATGAAATACTGGGTTTATTTAATGAGGGCATAATTGAAATTGCACAACTTCATGGTAATGAAAGTGAAGAATATATAATTGATATAAAAGAAAGGACTAATTATGAACTAAAAATTATAAATGCTATTGAAATGTCGCAGGATATTGATTTATTGAAATATGATAAATCTTTAGCAGATTATTTATTGCTGGACAGTGGTAAAGGAAGTGGAAAAACTTTTGACTGGCAATTGATAAGAAATGATTTAAAAAAGAACTTTTTTTTAGCTGGTGGATTAAATATCCAAAATGTTCGTGAAGCTATTCATGAATGTAATCCGTATGCAATAGATTTAAGTTCTGGTCTTGAAACTGATGGATTTAAAGATGAAATGAAGATTAAGGAAATTATGGAGGTTATAAATTGA
- the trpC gene encoding indole-3-glycerol phosphate synthase TrpC, producing the protein MLCEIVEKTKERVEQAKKSIPLDEIKKEVSSMEMTDEFPFKKALMEDGISIIAEVKKASPSKGLIAENFDHVNIAKDYEQAGASAISVLTEPFFFMGSNEYLSEISENVSIPILRKDFVVDEYMIWEAKLLGASAILLIVSILDVVQLKKYLNLAHDLGLSVIVETHDADEIRMAMIVGAEIIGVNNRNLKDFTVNIENSINLRRCVSGDVIFVSESGIKTKDDVTKLKENDVDAVLIGETLMKSNDKRSMISELKNG; encoded by the coding sequence ATGTTATGTGAAATTGTCGAAAAAACTAAAGAAAGGGTTGAACAAGCTAAAAAATCAATTCCTCTTGATGAAATTAAAAAAGAAGTTTCTTCAATGGAAATGACAGATGAGTTTCCTTTTAAAAAAGCATTAATGGAGGATGGAATTTCAATTATTGCTGAAGTTAAAAAAGCATCTCCTTCTAAAGGTTTAATTGCTGAGAATTTTGATCATGTGAATATTGCAAAAGATTATGAACAGGCTGGCGCTTCTGCAATTTCAGTCTTAACAGAACCTTTCTTTTTCATGGGATCTAATGAGTATTTAAGTGAAATTTCTGAAAATGTTTCCATTCCAATTTTAAGAAAGGATTTTGTTGTTGATGAATATATGATTTGGGAAGCTAAATTGCTAGGTGCTTCTGCCATATTATTAATAGTTTCTATACTTGATGTTGTTCAATTAAAGAAATATTTGAATTTGGCACATGATTTGGGGCTTTCGGTCATTGTTGAAACACATGATGCTGACGAAATTAGAATGGCAATGATTGTTGGGGCGGAAATTATTGGTGTCAATAATAGAAATTTAAAAGATTTCACTGTAAATATTGAAAATAGTATTAATCTACGTAGATGTGTAAGTGGCGATGTTATATTTGTTTCAGAAAGCGGTATTAAAACAAAAGATGATGTCACTAAATTAAAAGAAAATGATGTTGATGCTGTTTTAATTGGCGAAACTTTAATGAAAAGTAATGATAAAAGGTCCATGATTTCGGAGTTAAAAAATGGTTAA
- the trpD gene encoding anthranilate phosphoribosyltransferase codes for MIKEAILKVYKNQDLTHDEAFQTMDEIMSGEASEVQMSAYLTAMSMKGETITEITASAEAMRAHCVRLLNDREVLEIVGTGGDGSNTFNISTTSSIVISAAGVPVAKHGNRSASSKCGAADVLEQLGVNIYIEPEKSIKCLEKINLCFLFAQNYHLSMKYVANVRKELSIRTIFNILGPLTNPAGATMQVLGVYEKELAEPLIDVLKNLGVSSAVSVYGMDGMDEISASDKTFVCELKDGKTMSYEISPELFGMELASKDDLVGGNARENAEITLSILKGEKGPRRNAVLLNSAAGLYVAGKVESLRDGVDLAAEVIDSGKALKQLENFIEFTNS; via the coding sequence ATGATTAAAGAAGCTATTTTAAAAGTATACAAAAATCAAGATTTAACTCATGATGAGGCATTTCAAACTATGGATGAAATTATGAGTGGTGAAGCAAGTGAAGTTCAGATGAGTGCTTATTTAACTGCCATGTCTATGAAAGGAGAGACTATAACTGAAATTACTGCTTCTGCTGAAGCTATGAGGGCTCATTGTGTAAGGTTATTAAATGACAGGGAAGTTTTAGAAATTGTTGGAACCGGTGGGGATGGTTCAAATACATTCAATATTTCTACTACTTCTTCAATTGTTATATCTGCAGCGGGGGTTCCTGTTGCAAAACATGGGAACAGATCCGCTTCAAGCAAATGTGGTGCAGCGGATGTTTTGGAACAGTTAGGTGTAAACATTTATATTGAACCTGAAAAAAGTATAAAATGTTTAGAAAAAATAAATCTATGTTTCTTGTTTGCTCAAAATTATCATTTATCAATGAAATATGTGGCTAATGTTCGTAAAGAACTTTCAATTAGGACAATATTTAATATCTTAGGTCCTTTGACTAATCCTGCTGGGGCTACAATGCAGGTATTGGGGGTTTATGAAAAAGAACTTGCCGAACCTTTAATTGATGTATTAAAAAATTTAGGAGTTTCATCGGCTGTGTCTGTTTATGGAATGGATGGAATGGATGAGATTTCAGCTAGTGATAAAACTTTTGTGTGTGAACTTAAAGATGGCAAAACAATGTCTTATGAAATTTCACCAGAATTATTTGGCATGGAATTAGCATCAAAAGATGATCTTGTTGGTGGAAATGCTCGTGAAAATGCAGAAATTACATTATCTATCTTAAAAGGTGAAAAAGGACCAAGAAGAAATGCAGTTTTATTAAATTCTGCTGCAGGTTTATATGTTGCAGGTAAAGTTGAATCCTTAAGAGATGGTGTTGACCTTGCAGCTGAGGTAATTGATTCTGGAAAAGCATTAAAACAACTTGAAAACTTTATTGAATTTACAAACAGCTGA
- a CDS encoding anthranilate synthase component II, with amino-acid sequence MILLIDNYDSFSYNLYQLIGEVMKDIQVYRNDKITVEEIKDLAPEAIVLSPGPGKPENAGICIDVVKEFHDKIPIVGVCLGHQAICAAFGGNISHAKRLMHGKSSKISLHYDFIFKGLPSEISVGRYHSLSLIEDTLPDCLEIISKAKDDGEIMAVKHKEFNVYGLQFHPESILTPDGLTIIENFAEKVERGIL; translated from the coding sequence ATGATTCTTTTAATAGATAATTACGATAGTTTTTCATACAATTTATACCAACTAATTGGAGAAGTCATGAAGGATATTCAGGTTTATAGAAATGACAAAATAACAGTCGAAGAGATAAAAGATTTAGCTCCGGAGGCAATTGTTTTATCTCCGGGTCCCGGAAAACCTGAAAATGCAGGAATCTGTATTGATGTAGTTAAAGAATTTCATGATAAAATACCTATTGTTGGTGTTTGCTTAGGTCATCAAGCAATCTGTGCAGCTTTTGGAGGTAATATTTCTCATGCTAAACGATTGATGCATGGCAAATCTTCAAAAATCTCTCTCCATTATGATTTCATATTTAAAGGATTGCCAAGTGAGATAAGTGTCGGAAGATATCATTCTTTAAGTCTAATTGAAGACACGCTTCCAGATTGCTTAGAAATTATTTCAAAGGCTAAAGATGATGGTGAAATCATGGCAGTTAAACATAAGGAATTTAATGTTTACGGACTTCAATTTCACCCGGAATCAATACTAACTCCAGACGGTTTGACTATTATAGAAAATTTTGCAGAAAAAGTTGAAAGAGGGATATTATGA
- the trpE gene encoding anthranilate synthase component I: protein MFSPSLEEVIEIGKNEEYKRIPISYELFSDIATPIEVLRILKGISNHTYMLESVEDSKKWGRYSFLGFDPLLEVTCHDNMVHIRGDKEFNELTDEETIIETNVPSDVIKDLVSKNKSPKLEYLPPFTGGFVGYFAYDYIKYSEPSLNLDAENQDQFKDIDLMLFDKVIAFDNFKQKIIIIINMKTDDLECNYKKACENLKNIANLIRTGKKAEIQPLNLKSEFTPVFSREKYCEMVKKAKEYIYEGDIFQVVLSNRIEADISGSLFDTYRVLRTTNPSPYMFYFSSNDIEIAGASPETLVKLTDNQLYTFPLAGTRPRGKTEEEDLMFEKELLADEKELAEHNMLVDLGRNDIGKISEIGSVSVDKYLSVEKFSHVMHIGSTVSGTLRSDLDSLSAIDSILPAGTLSGAPKLRACEIINELENNKRGIYGGAIGYVDLSGNIDTCISIRIAFARNNKVFIRSGAGIVADSVPDNEFDECLNKAAAVINALKIADGGIL, encoded by the coding sequence ATGTTTTCCCCAAGTTTAGAAGAAGTAATAGAAATAGGAAAAAACGAAGAATATAAAAGGATTCCAATATCTTATGAACTATTTTCAGATATTGCCACTCCTATTGAAGTTTTAAGAATTCTGAAAGGTATAAGTAATCATACTTACATGTTAGAAAGCGTTGAAGATTCAAAAAAATGGGGAAGATACAGTTTTTTAGGTTTTGATCCACTACTGGAAGTCACTTGTCATGACAATATGGTTCATATCAGAGGGGATAAGGAGTTCAATGAATTAACTGATGAGGAAACAATAATTGAAACTAATGTTCCAAGTGATGTGATTAAAGATTTAGTTAGTAAAAATAAATCTCCAAAACTTGAGTACTTGCCACCATTTACTGGAGGTTTTGTCGGATATTTTGCATATGACTATATTAAATATAGTGAGCCTTCTCTTAATTTAGATGCCGAGAATCAAGATCAATTCAAAGACATTGATCTGATGTTATTTGATAAGGTTATTGCATTTGATAACTTCAAACAAAAGATTATTATTATAATCAACATGAAAACTGATGATTTAGAATGTAATTATAAAAAAGCATGTGAGAATCTAAAAAATATAGCAAATTTGATCAGAACTGGTAAAAAAGCAGAAATACAACCACTTAATTTAAAATCAGAATTTACACCAGTTTTTTCACGTGAAAAATATTGTGAAATGGTCAAAAAAGCTAAGGAATATATTTATGAGGGGGATATATTTCAAGTTGTTCTCTCAAATAGAATTGAAGCAGATATTTCTGGAAGCTTGTTTGATACATACAGGGTTTTAAGAACAACTAATCCCTCTCCTTACATGTTTTATTTTTCAAGTAATGATATTGAAATAGCTGGCGCTTCACCTGAAACATTAGTTAAATTAACTGATAATCAATTATACACATTTCCGCTTGCCGGAACAAGGCCTCGTGGAAAAACTGAAGAAGAAGACTTGATGTTCGAAAAAGAATTACTTGCAGATGAAAAGGAACTGGCTGAACATAATATGTTAGTTGATTTAGGTCGTAATGATATTGGAAAAATATCTGAAATCGGCTCTGTAAGTGTTGATAAATATTTATCTGTTGAGAAATTTTCACATGTGATGCATATCGGATCAACGGTTAGCGGAACATTAAGAAGCGATTTGGATTCACTTTCAGCTATTGATTCGATTCTCCCTGCAGGAACTTTATCTGGTGCTCCAAAATTAAGGGCTTGTGAGATAATTAATGAGCTTGAAAATAATAAGAGAGGAATATATGGTGGAGCTATAGGATATGTGGATTTAAGTGGAAATATTGATACTTGCATATCAATTAGGATTGCATTTGCTCGTAATAATAAAGTTTTCATCCGTTCAGGTGCAGGAATTGTTGCAGATAGCGTTCCAGATAATGAATTTGATGAATGTTTAAATAAAGCGGCCGCTGTAATTAATGCTTTGAAAATTGCTGATGGAGGTATTTTATGA
- a CDS encoding CPBP family intramembrane glutamic endopeptidase: MSSLNEKLKLVTLKGLLIFIFFIFLINVLLGSLNLIQINNAWIYIFVIFYFIFKLREGFSSFKHDFLKVFTFESLKIISAIVILNVFISYGLLYLSDFILNVFPNLNSIVMSSEYINNSLFVFYGVITTVFISPISEELIFRGVLLNRLNLIIPLDFSIVITSILFASLHSFGSITAAFIFAVCMAVLYLRTDNILVPIFAHFLNNLIAEIIVIADVGNMLFTNNVVMLIMSVLAIISTFLILILIKKQWNILNINKL; encoded by the coding sequence ATGTCTTCACTTAACGAAAAACTTAAATTAGTTACCTTAAAGGGTTTATTGATTTTTATTTTTTTCATATTTCTTATTAATGTGTTGCTGGGTTCATTAAACCTTATTCAAATTAATAATGCTTGGATTTATATTTTTGTTATTTTTTATTTTATTTTTAAACTTAGAGAGGGATTTTCAAGTTTTAAGCATGATTTTTTAAAAGTTTTCACATTTGAATCGTTAAAAATTATTTCAGCAATCGTAATTTTAAATGTTTTTATTTCTTATGGGCTGCTTTATTTGTCAGACTTTATTTTAAATGTTTTTCCCAATTTAAATTCAATTGTTATGTCTTCTGAATATATTAACAATTCTTTATTTGTTTTTTACGGGGTTATAACAACAGTTTTTATTTCACCTATTTCAGAAGAGTTAATTTTTAGAGGAGTTTTGTTAAATAGACTAAATTTAATTATTCCATTGGATTTTTCAATTGTAATTACATCTATTTTGTTTGCATCGCTACATAGTTTTGGAAGCATTACTGCAGCATTTATTTTTGCTGTTTGTATGGCTGTTTTATATTTAAGAACAGATAATATTTTAGTTCCAATTTTTGCACACTTTTTAAATAATTTAATTGCTGAAATTATTGTTATTGCTGATGTGGGTAATATGTTATTTACAAATAATGTTGTTATGCTGATAATGTCAGTTTTAGCAATCATTTCAACTTTTTTAATCTTAATTCTGATTAAAAAGCAATGGAATATATTAAATATTAATAAATTATAG
- a CDS encoding helix-turn-helix transcriptional regulator, with protein METRIRKFRQEKGMTQQHLAELVGVTRQTINALENARYNPSLLLSYHITKILGKAAIEDVFIFNEDD; from the coding sequence TTGGAAACAAGAATACGAAAGTTTCGCCAAGAAAAGGGCATGACTCAGCAACATCTTGCTGAATTGGTTGGTGTGACTCGTCAGACAATAAATGCTTTAGAAAATGCTCGCTATAATCCTTCCTTATTATTATCCTATCATATTACTAAGATATTGGGGAAAGCTGCTATTGAAGATGTTTTTATATTCAATGAAGATGATTGA
- the purB gene encoding adenylosuccinate lyase — MAIHPIEFRYGTPEMKNIWEEENKLQRMLDVESALAQAEGKLGIIPQEVADEISSKANTKYVKLTRMKEIEAATNHDIAALSKSITEVCENGAGEYVHFGATSNDIVDSSNSLLIKDSINVLKEKLEKLTKIMLDLASENKMKVCIGRTHGQHALPTTYGMKFALWADELHRQYDRLEHAESNVCVGMMDGAVGTTAALGEQGWEIHKTVAEILGLPAATITNQVVQRDNHVEFISVLANIASTLDKIGLEIRSLQRTEIMELGEYFDPEKQVGSSTMPHKMNPITAERICGVARIVKSYVNAALDNNPLWHERDLTNSSCERIMFPESCILTDYILNLTIKLMSNLVFYDENIERNLNFTHGLVMAERLMAELTRAGMGKQTAYGIVRKNAIKANKEKLLLGELILEDEEVKKYLTKEDVDKIMDPHTYTGSIPTIIDELLEKSKEWF, encoded by the coding sequence ATGGCTATACATCCTATTGAATTCAGATATGGGACTCCTGAAATGAAAAATATTTGGGAAGAAGAAAATAAATTACAAAGAATGTTAGATGTTGAATCCGCATTAGCTCAAGCTGAAGGTAAACTTGGAATTATCCCTCAAGAAGTGGCTGATGAAATTTCATCAAAAGCTAACACAAAATATGTTAAATTAACAAGAATGAAAGAAATTGAAGCTGCAACTAATCATGATATTGCAGCATTATCAAAATCAATTACAGAAGTTTGTGAAAATGGCGCAGGAGAATATGTGCACTTTGGAGCAACATCCAATGATATTGTTGACAGTTCAAATTCATTATTAATTAAAGATTCAATTAATGTATTAAAAGAAAAATTAGAAAAATTAACTAAAATCATGCTAGACTTAGCAAGTGAAAACAAAATGAAAGTATGTATTGGACGAACTCACGGACAACATGCTCTTCCAACAACTTACGGAATGAAATTTGCTCTATGGGCAGATGAACTCCACAGGCAATATGACAGATTAGAACATGCCGAATCAAATGTATGTGTTGGAATGATGGATGGTGCAGTAGGTACAACTGCAGCATTAGGAGAACAAGGTTGGGAAATCCATAAAACTGTTGCAGAAATTTTAGGTTTGCCTGCAGCAACAATTACGAATCAGGTTGTCCAAAGAGACAATCATGTTGAATTCATTAGTGTATTAGCTAATATTGCAAGTACTTTAGATAAAATTGGACTTGAAATTAGAAGTTTACAAAGAACTGAAATTATGGAATTAGGCGAGTACTTCGATCCTGAAAAACAAGTAGGAAGTAGCACTATGCCTCACAAAATGAATCCAATTACGGCTGAAAGAATCTGCGGCGTTGCAAGAATCGTTAAATCATATGTAAATGCGGCATTAGACAACAATCCACTTTGGCACGAAAGAGATCTGACAAATTCATCTTGTGAAAGAATAATGTTTCCAGAAAGTTGTATTTTAACTGATTACATTTTAAACTTAACAATTAAATTAATGAGCAATCTCGTATTCTACGATGAAAATATCGAAAGAAACTTAAATTTCACCCATGGTTTGGTTATGGCTGAAAGATTAATGGCAGAACTTACTCGTGCAGGAATGGGAAAACAAACTGCTTACGGAATTGTAAGAAAAAATGCTATTAAAGCCAATAAAGAAAAATTATTACTTGGAGAGTTAATTTTAGAAGATGAAGAAGTTAAAAAATACCTTACTAAAGAAGATGTTGATAAAATAATGGATCCTCATACATATACCGGATCTATACCAACCATTATTGATGAATTACTTGAAAAATCAAAAGAGTGGTTTTAA